The following proteins come from a genomic window of Rutidosis leptorrhynchoides isolate AG116_Rl617_1_P2 chromosome 10, CSIRO_AGI_Rlap_v1, whole genome shotgun sequence:
- the LOC139871929 gene encoding mechanosensitive ion channel protein 10-like → MEQELDGGEVIVDITGDQVTTTSNSNESNGQQVEAAIEKQESETGSYSFKKYLQVDQPTIPIPVVQLNQDPGLRSRKKPPSFNGSSTIEIPTIKVNDQDTTANKITLAQSPYPKAKSRLIEPTIPSSWKIDNNNIVTTTTTTASPSEKPKTPKFTPPITPKTPLITSQGEDDDDDEVYFTGLLKANQSRKRSKKIKVLFLIEFSIFVSVTVVLVLSKTVDRLENGQIWSLGLWKWCVLVLAIFCGRLLSEWFINVVVFLIEKEFLLKKKVLYFVYSLHKSVRVFIWLGLILLTWGLLINHGVDRSRDTTKVLNYITRGIASTLVGAGAWILKTLFVKILASSFHVKIFFDRIQENIFHQYVLQTLSGPPLMEISESVTSSSLPSRQISFKNSNKDGEQQKTEKVIDVKKLQKMKREKVSAWTMKGLIKIISKSGFSTLSNALDISEDAADEDEQQDGTITCEWEAQNAGRAIFINVAKHGQKYIEEDDLLRFMNKDDVKKVLPLFEGAVETGRIKKKSFKNWVVNVYKERKFLALSLKDTKTAIEELNKLVSGFTIFVLVIVWLLLMGIATTEVLLFISSQILLGVFMFGNSAKTAFEAILFVFIMHPFDVGDRCVVDGVQVVVEEVNILTTIFLRYDNEKIFYPNSILATKAISNFNRSPEMSDSVDFDLDVSTSIEDIVALKAKIKTYIDSKPQLWSPKHSVRVREIEDVNKMKMSLYVTHTINFQNFDEKSDRKSNLVLELKNIFEQLNIKYHLLPQQVLITYVDSASPPATTATRLS, encoded by the exons ATGGAACAAGAGTTGGATGGTGGTGAAGTTATAGTAGATATTACAGGTGACCAAGTAACAACAACGTCGAATTCTAATGAATCGAATGGGCAGCAGGTTGAGGCCGCCATTGAGAAACAAGAATCTGAAACTGGGTCTTACTCATTTAAAAAGTACCTTCAAGTAGACCAACCAACTATACCTATACCAGTTGTTCAATTGAATCAAGACCCAGGTCTCAGATCAAGAAAAAAACCTCCATCCTTTAACGGTTCTTCGACTATCGAAATACCAACTATTAAGGTCAATGATCAGGACACTACCGCTAACAAAATAACATTAGCACAGTCTCCATACCCGAAGGCGAAATCAAGACTGATTGAGCCAACAATTCCCAGCAGTTGGAAGATAGATAACAATAATATtgtgacaacaacaacaacaactgctTCTCCTTCTGAAAAgccaaaaacccccaaattcacCCCTCCAATAACACCGAAAACACCATTAATAACGTCACAAGGAGAAgacgacgatgatgatgaagtATATTTTACAGGACTTCTCAAAGCAAATCAGTCTAGAAAACGATCCAAGAAAATCAAGGTTCTGTTTTTAATTGAGTTTAGTATATTTGTTTCCGTTACAGTGGTTCTCGTATTAAGCAAAACAGTTGATAGACTAGAGAATGGCCAGATTTGGAGTTTAGGTTTGTGGAAATGGTGCGTTTTGGTATTAGCAATTTTTTGTGGTCGTTTGCTTTCAGAGTGGTTTATAAATGTGGTAGTTTTCTTGATTGAAAAGGAATTCTTGCTTAAAAAGAAAGTTCTGTATTTTGTATATAGTCTGCATAAGAGCGTTCGTGTTTTTATCTGGTTGGGTTTAATTCTACTAACATGGGGTCTCTTGATCAACCACGGTGTTGATAGATCGAGAGACACGACAAAGGTTTTAAATTACATCACAAGGGGGATTGCATCAACACTAGTTGGTGCAGGTGCATGGATACTCAAAACTCTGTTTGTAAAGATTTTAGCTTCTTCATTTCATGTAAAAATATTCTTCGATAGGATTCAAGAAAACATCTTCCATCAATACGTTCTTCAGACCCTTTCAGGGCCTCCGTTGATGGAGATTTCAGAAAGTGTTACTAGTTCTAGTTTACCAAGCAGACAGATAAGTTTCAAGAATTCTAACAAGGACGGAGAACAACAAAAGACGGAAAAAGTTATAGATGTGAAAAAGCTTCAGAAGATGAAGCGTGAAAAAGTGTCTGCTTGGACAATGAAAGGGTTAATAAAAATTATAAGTAAATCGGGATTTTCTACACTTTCTAATGCACTTGATATAAGTGAGGATGCTGCTGATGAGGATGAACAACAAGACGGAACAATCACTTGTGAATGGGAAGCACAAAACGCTGGTCGCGCTATATTTATAAATGTAGCCAAACACGGGCAGAA GTACATTGAAGAGGACGATCTTTTGCGTTTTATGAACAAGGACGATGTGAAGAAAGTGCTTCCATTGTTCGAAGGAGCAGTGGAAACTGGAAGGATTAAGAAGAAGTCCTTTAAGAATTGGGTG GTGAATGTGTACAAGGAGCGTAAATTCCTTGCGCTTTCACTAAAGGATACAAAGACGGCGATAGAGGAGTTAAACAAGCTTGTTTCTGGGTTTACAATATTTGTGCTGGTAATTGTGTGGCTACTTCTAATGGGGATTGCTACAactgaagttttgcttttcatatcATCTCAAATTTTACTTGGGGTATTCATGTTCGGGAACTCTGCTAAGACAGCATTTGAAGCCATCCTATTTGTGTTTATCATGCACCCATTTGATGTTGGCGATCGTTGTGTCGTTGATGGTGTCCAG GTGGTTGTAGAAGAAGTGAACATTTTGACGACTATCTTTTTGAGATATGACAATGAGAAGATATTCTACCCGAATTCAATCTTGGCTACAAAAGCCATCAGCAACTTTAATCGTAGCCCAGAAATGAGTGATTCTGTAGACTTTGATTTGGATGTTTCAACTTCTATCGAGGACATCGTAGCTCTAAAAGCTAAAATCAAAAC GTACATTGATAGCAAACCTCAGTTATGGAGTCCAAAGCACAGTGTTAGGGTTAGGGAGATTGAAGATGTGAACAAGATGAAAATGAGCCTATACGTAACACATACAATCAACTTTCAAAACTTCGATGAGAAAAGCGACAGAAAATCAAACCTGGTACTAGAGCTGAAGAACATATTCGAACAACTTAATATCAAGTATCATCTTCTACCTCAACAAGTTTTAATCACGTATGTTGACTCTGCATCGCCACCAGCAACCACCGCCACAAGGTTGTCGTGA